A genome region from Populus alba chromosome 3, ASM523922v2, whole genome shotgun sequence includes the following:
- the LOC118037942 gene encoding protein IQ-domain 26, which produces MGRATRWLKGLLGMKKDRDKERDDIATPISSDKKEKKRWSFSKSGKDDAPATLSGNTKDATWLSSYLSETEREQKKHAMAVAAATAAAADAAVAAAQAAVAVVRLTSHGRGTMFGGGKEKWAAVKIQTVFRGYLARKALRALKGLVKLQAVVRGYLVRKRAAATLHSMQALIRAQNSVLSQHARRWLNKENRFSEHRPRKSSERFDDMRSEFHSKRLSTSYDTTVFDESPKIVEIDTYKPRSRSRRINIALSECGEELPYQAISSPLPCPTPARISIPECKNYQDLEWYFTGEECRLSTAHSTPRFASSARCNAPATPARSICGDAYFKPYSNSHNYMANTQSFKAKLRSHSAPKQRPDPGSKKRLSLNEIMASRNSISGVRMQRSCTKVDEDLVIEELVGEKGRSYPK; this is translated from the exons ATGGGCAGAGCTACAAGGTGGCTAAAGGGCTTATTGGGCATGAAGAAAGACAGAGATAAAGAAAGAGACGATATCGCCACACCAATTTCAAGTgataagaaagagaagaaaaggtggAGCTTTTCCAAATCAGGGAAGGACGACGCTCCAGCGACTCTTTCAGGGAACACGAAAGATGCTACCTGGCTCAGTTCCTACCTTTCTGAGACGGAAAGAGAGCAGAAGAAGCATGCAATGGCAGTGGCAGCAGCCACAGCTGCAGCAGCTGATGCTGCAGTTGCTGCAGCTCAGGCAGCGGTTGCCGTCGTGAGGctcaccagccatggcagaggcACAATGTTTGGTGGAGGGAAGGAGAAATGGGCTGCAGTAAAAATTCAAACTGTCTTTAGAGGCTACTTG GCCCGAAAAGCTCTTCGCGCATTGAAAGGGCTGGTTAAGCTACAAGCTGTTGTGAGGGGCTATTTAGTCCGAAAACGGGCTGCTGCAACTCTTCATAGTATGCAAGCTCTCATAAGAGCTCAAAATTCTGTTCTATCTCAACATGCTCGTCGTTGGTTGAACAAAGAGAATAGATTTTCTGAGCACAGACCACGAAAATCCTCG GAGAGGTTTGATGACATGAGAAGTGAATTCCACAGCAAGAGGCTGTCCACATCTTATGACACGACTGTATTTGATGAAAGCCCTAAGATAGTTGAGATTGACACCTACAAGCCAAGATCAAGATCTCGTAGGATTAATATTGCACTATCAGAATGTGGTGAAGAACTTCCCTACCAGGCTATCTCGTCACCTCTTCCTTGTCCTACACCAGCTAGAATCTCCATCCCTGAGTGCAAAAATTATCAAGATCTTGAGTGGTACTTCACTGGCGAGGAATGCAGGCTCTCCACTGCGCACAGTACTCCAAGATTTGCAAGCTCTGCCAGGTGCAATGCCCCTGCCACACCAGCAAGGAGCATTTGCGGAGATGCCTACTTCAAGCCTTATTCGAACTCCCATAATTACATGGCAAACACGCAATCCTTTAAGGCCAAATTGAGGTCTCACAGTGCGCCAAAACAAAGGCCGGATCCAGGATCAAAGAAGAGGCTTTCACTCAATGAAATAATGGCATCCAGAAATAGCATAAGCGGTGTCAGAATGCAGCGGTCATGCACCAAAGTTGATGAAGATTTGGTCATTGAGGAATTGGTTGGTGAAAAGGGGCGTTCTTATCCCAAGTGA